A region of Vespula vulgaris chromosome 1, iyVesVulg1.1, whole genome shotgun sequence DNA encodes the following proteins:
- the LOC127063279 gene encoding WD repeat-containing protein 48, whose translation MAAHKTGGQSTRKKIQVSMVIRDEVERRHRAGVNSLQYDPILHRLYSAGRDSIIRIWNCKNMNEPYIQSMEHHTDWVNDIVLCCSGKTLISASSDTTVKVWNAHKGFCMSTLRTHRDYVKALAYAKDRELVASAGLDKTIYLWDVNTLTALTASNNTVTTSTLSGSKDSIYSLAMNVTGTAIVSGSTEKVLRVWDPRCCTKLMKLRGHTDNIKALVLNRDGTKCLSASSDGTIKLWSLGEQRCLQTYRVHNEGVWALLATDTFSHVISGGRDKRVVMTELSHPEKSVVICEEKEPILKMAMTPDQSSIWVATSESTINNWSISQRDWQDIGDYCDSAGGMAGNVGVPLNTEPSQRILGAPAIRHCHILNDRRYVLTKDTDENVALYDVLKACKVEDLGHVDFEQEIKKRNKMVYVPNWFNVDLKTGMLSIHLGQDENDCFSAWVSAKEAGLTDNKGQDQKVNYGSLLLQALLEHWWRPMNADDDNEGNSNDGNGSTHDSGRNLYFSVPGHTPVIFSEVGGRTMCRLLVRDAAGETESVLLNDTVPLWVSNIVANKNLPQFIKIPFYLTPHASSGVKSLKKDRLIANDFIQIRKVAEHIFDKALCAGSDSGLVTGVGNSVSGGSPAGDRANTDSNADSSSLAEEKVEILCNDQVLDPSMDLRTVRHFIWKSSADLTLHYRPVK comes from the exons ATGGCAGCCCATAAGACAGGCGGACAGAGTACACGTAAGAAGATACAG GTATCCATGGTCATAAGGGATGAAGTAGAGAGAAGGCACAGAGCTGGCGTTAATTCTTTACAATATGATCCGATTTTACATAGACTTTATTCTGCGGGCAGAGATAGCATTATAAGAATATGGAATTGTAAGAATATGAACGAACCGTATATACAATCTATGGAACATCATACAGATTGGGTCAATGATATTGTTTTATGTTGTAGCGGAAAGACtc ttaTATCTGCTAGCTCCGATACCACTGTCAAAGTTTGGAACGCGCATAAAGGATTTTGCATGTCAACATTAAGGACTCATAGGGACTATGTAAAAGCATTGGCGTATGCTAAAGACAGAGAACTAGTAGCTAGTGCAGGCTTAGACAAAACAATCTACCTCTGGGATGTAAATACGCTCACAGCTCTCACTGCGAGTAATAATACAGTGACGA CATCAACTTTGTCTGGCAGCAAGGATTCGATATATAGCCTTGCTATGAATGTTACTGGAACAGCTATAGTAAGCGGAAGTACAGAAAAAGTTCTTAGAGTATGGGATCCGAGGTGTTGTACAAAACTTATGAAACTGCGTGGGCATACAGACAATATTAAAGCTTTAGTGCTCAATAGAGATGGCACAAAATGTTTATCGGCAAGTTCAGATGGCACAATTAAATTATGGTCACTCGGAGAACAGAGATGTTTGCAAACTTATAGAGTACATAATGAGGGTGTCTGGGCATTATTG GCTACAGATACTTTTAGTCATGTAATATCAGGTGGTAGGGACAAAAGAGTCGTAATGACTGAATTAAGCCATCCTGAGAAATCTGTTGTTATatgcgaagaaaaagagcCCATACTCAAAATGGCAATGACCCCTGATCAATCTAGTATTTGGGTTGCGACTAGTGAATCTACCATTAATAATTgg tcTATAAGCCAAAGGGATTGGCAAGATATTGGAGATTATTGTGATTCTGCCGGGGGAATGGCAGGAAATGTTGGTGTACCATTAAATACCGAACCGAGCCAGAGGATATTAGGAGCTCCTGCAATACGACACTGCCATATCCTAAATGATAGGAGATACGTTCTAACAAAAGATACAGATGAAAATGTAGCACTATACGACGTATTAAAAGCCTGTAAAGTGGAAGATTTAGGTCATGTAGATTTTGaacaggaaataaaaaagagaaataaaatggtTTATGTTCCAAATTGGTTTAATGTTGATCTCAAGACTGGg atGTTGAGCATCCATTTAGGACAAGATGAAAATGATTGTTTTTCTGCATGGGTTTCTGCTAAAGAAGCTGGTCTTACAGATAATAAGGGTCAAGATCAAAaag TAAATTATGGAAGTCTACTTTTACAAGCACTCCTTGAACACTGGTGGCGACCGATGAACGCAGATGATGATAATGAGGGAAATAGTAATGATGGAAATGGGTCGACGCACGACAGTGgtagaaatttgtatttttctgtACCTGGTCATACACCTGTAATTTTCAG tGAAGTTGGTGGTAGAACAATGTGTAGGTTACTAGTTCGAGATGCTGCAGGTGAAACAGAAAgtgtattattaaatgatacgGTACCATTATGGGTATCAAATATCGTagcaaataaaaatcttcCACAATTCATCAAAATACCTTTTTATTTAACTCCACATGCAAGTTCTGGAGTGAAAAGTCTGAAAAA ggaTCGTTTAATTGCAAatgattttatacaaattcgGAAGGTCGCAGAgcatatttttgataaagcACTTTGTGCAGGCAGTGATTCTGGTTTAGTAACTGGCGTTGGTAATTCCGTATCTGGAGGTTCTCCAGCAGGAGATAGAGCAAATACAGATTCTAACGCAGATTCCTCTTCATTAGCTGAGGAAAAAGTTGAAATTTTATGTAATGATCAAGTTTTAGACCCATCTATGGACTTAAGGACT GTAAGACATTTTATTTGGAAAAGTTCAGCAGATTTAACACTTCATTATCGTCCTGTCAAATAG
- the LOC127063352 gene encoding CD2 antigen cytoplasmic tail-binding protein 2 homolog has protein sequence MLKRTFEEMEAAINDRQPVQNSLDSDEEDEETNEDTYNVMDENEFEGAEDGPTAPEANVGFTAFNMKEELEEGHFDKEGHYLWKKEKQIRDNWLDNIDWVQVKPRSNITKKLKEESHGLADSDSDDDGADITFDPVHLYKQILDYLQPGETVSKALCRLGKGKKRLTNAERWKKKKEGKSLQTDDHNSAQITKLTELANELLTRTGNMDIYQESYEQINKKVEDREKHSHPSKKEADLDMYADDFDVKEKAKLDEKDTDNDKKLASTKSENTKNEDEVEDVTWELKWSQEEDAEVHGPHTSEQMHAWAKEGYFKKGAWVRRTGQQNQFYSAARVDFELYL, from the exons ATGTTGAAACGTACGTTCGAAGAAATGGAAGCTGCGATAAATGATAGACAACCGGTCCAAAATTCTTTAGATTCGgatgaagaggatgaggaaACCAATGAGGATACTTATAATGTGATGGATGAAAATGAGTTTGAAG GTGCCGAAGATGGTCCGACTGCTCCAGAAGCAAACGTGGGTTTCACGGCATTtaatatgaaagaagaatTGGAGGAAGGACATTTTGACAAAGAAGGTCATTActtatggaaaaaagaaaaacaaatacgaGATAATTGGTTGGACAACATAGATTGGGTTCAG GTGAAACCTAGatcaaatataacaaaaaaattaaaagaggaaTCTCATGGATTGGCCGATAGCGATAGCGACGATGATGGAGCAGACATTACGTTTGATCCAGTTCATCTGTACAAACAAATATTAGATTATCTACAACCTGGAGAAACAGTATCTAAAGCATTATGTAGACTtg GCAAAGGTAAAAAGAGATTAACGAATGCCGAAaggtggaagaaaaaaaaggaaggaaaaagtttACAAACGGATGATCACAATTCTGCACAAATAACTAAGCTAACAGAATTAGCAAACGAGCTATTAACGCGTACTGGCAATATGGACATATATCAAGAAAGTTATGagcaaataaacaaaaag GTGGAAGATCGTGAGAAGCACTCTCATCCTTCTAAAAAAGAGGCAGATTTAGACATGTATGCCGATGACTTtgatgtaaaagagaaagcaaaattaGATGAAAAAGACACGGATAATG ataaaaaattggCAAGTACGAAGTcagaaaatacgaaaaacgAAGATGAGGTAGAAGATGTGACATGGGAATTAAAGTGGTCGCAAGAAGAAGATGCCGAAGTACATGGCCCACATACATCTGAACAAATGCATGCATGGGCAAAGGAAggttattttaaaaaaggtGCATGGGTAAGAAGAACAGGTCAACAAAATCAGTTTTATAGTGCTGCGAGAGTGGACTTTGAATTATATCTGTGA
- the LOC127063255 gene encoding leucine-rich repeat-containing protein 15-like isoform X1: protein MPRGRRRTILFEQVAETRCGPTEQFRSGGSSYGMASHGSSPRRRGPIAIAMLAVLTSAVSGGFCPPRCRCDDETLRASCAYADLEFVPIQLNPEIRHLDLSNNRVANLHLTFCFYGNLESLDLSSNLIRTLGTDNFALQTSLLTLNVSSNSIRTIAKNALNGLKSLRELNLADNNITEMDEQAFKYTSELEVLDLSGNSITSLPKDLMKNLHKIRTLLLKRNSLLEVPADNLALAPSLENVDLSENLIQELTRDSLPSLPSLVSLNLADNVIRSIADDVFDRLPGLLRLDLSGNNLTSVPTVALARLNVLSSLILNRNPLGTLRPVAFRNLFELRSLELDDCTLENIHARAFADNVNLERISLDGNRELKELPGRVLYGARYLKWVSLRRCSLATLQPTQFPVDGLSLLRVGGNPLVCNCSVHWLWNVIRAEERRNETRLELDTNDIVCTDEEFAGKPLIALPEGSLRCRLSPLYLSLSAAGCLAATASILALIAHLTRAKRKKRLAYAAPNRPEFLVYVGRSNEELAKNAESCNRRLLARHEDTSYDTPRAKAVVRAPRSQDHNIYETPRYARPERRLDAVEPPTSMAGIHGRQQQQHQQQQQHQLQLQHQHQHQLQHQYQQQHQLQLQQQQQQQPLDEGVYAVADVTGLRDEPPEMLSLYRMQNTRMNVQRADYGYDYEYDYDYEPPLPDKPHVVFV from the exons atgcCTCGAGGGAGGCGGAGAACGATCCTTTTCGAACAGGTGGCAGAGACCAGATGCGGTCCAACAG AACAGTTTCGGTCGGGAGGAAGCTCATATGGAATGGCATCGCATGGATCCTCGCCGAGGAGAAGGGGGCCGATCGCGATAGCGATGCTCGCCGTTTTGACGAGTGCCGTGTCGGGCGGCTTCTGTCCGCCACGATGTCGTTGCGACGACGAAACCCTAAGGGCATCATGCGCTTACGCGGATCTCGAGTTCGTACCGATCCAGCTCAACCCGGAGATACGACATTTGGATCTGTCGAACAATCGCGTGGCGAATCTGCACTTGACCTTCTGTTTCTACGGTAACCTGGAAAGTCTCGATCTTAGCTCGAATCTGATCCGTACACTCGGGACGGACAATTTCGCACTTCAGACGAGCCTTTTAACTCTCAACGTTAGTTCCAATTCCATCAGGACAATAGCAAAAAACGCTTTGAACGGTTTGAAGTCATTGAGAGAGTTGAATCTGGCTGACAACAATATAACGGAGATGGACGAGCAAGCGTTCAAATATACCAGCGAGTTAGAAGTTCTCGATCTCAGTGGCAACTCGATCACAAGTTTACCTAAAGATCTGATGAAGAATCTACACAAGATAAGAACGTTACTTCTCaaaagaaattctcttttGGAGGTACCAGCCGATAACCTGGCTTTGGCACCGAGCCTGGAGAACGTCGATCTTTCGGAGAATCTTATTCAGGAATTAACCAGAGACTCTTTGCCGTCCTTACCGTCGTTGGTCTCGTTGAATCTAGCGGACAATGTGATCAGAAGTATCGCCGACGACGTTTTCGACCGATTGCCAGGTTTATTGCGTCTCGATCTCTCGGGGAACAACTTGACCTCGGTCCCGACCGTTGCATTGGCCAGACTTAATGTTCTTTCGAGTTTGATCCTCAATCGTAATCCCCTTGGTACATTACGTCCCGTAGCCTTTCGCAATCTCTTCGAACTGAGAAGTCTCGAACTCGACGATTGCACGCTTGAGAATATCCACGCGAGAGCGTTTGCGGATAACGTCAATCTCGAAAGGATCTCGTTAGATGGGAATCGCGAACTCAAGGAATTACCTGGACGAGTATTGTACGGTGCTCGATATTTAAAATGGGTTTCCCTGCGTCGTTGCAGTCTCGCGACTCTTCAACCAACGCAGTTTCCGGTTGACGGTCTCTCCTTGCTACGAGTCGGCGGGAACCCTCTCGTTTGTAACTGTTCGGTGCATTGGCTCTGGAACGTTATCAGAGCGGAAGAAAGGCGTAACGAGACGCGATTGGAGCTCGACACGAACGACATCGTTTGTACGGACGAGGAATTTGCTGGGAAACCACTGATCGCCCTACCGGAAGGATCCCTACGTTGCAGATTGAGTCCTCTCTATCTCAGCTTGTCCGCGGCTGGTTGCCTCGCGGCAACAGCCAGTATCCTGGCTTTGATAGCTCATCTTACAAGAgccaaaaggaagaaacgctTGGCTTACGCGGCACCAAACAGGCCAGAATTTTTAGTCTACGTTGGTAGAAGCAACGAGGAATTAGCGAAGAACGCGGAGTCGTGTAATAGAAGGTTGTTGGCCCGGCACGAGGACACTTCTTATGACACGCCTAGAGCTAAAGCAGTCGTTAGGGCTCCTAGATCTCAAGATCACAACATTTACGAGACACCGAGGTACGCTCGACCCGAAAGACGATTGGATGCGGTAGAACCACCTACTTCCATGGCCGGTATTCATGGaagacaacaacaacagcaccaacaacagcaacaacatcaACTTCAACTCCAACATCAACATCAACATCAACTTCAACATCAAtatcaacaacaacatcaactTCAACttcaacagcaacaacagcaacaaccaCTAGACGAGGGTGTCTACGCTGTAGCGGATGTTACGGGTCTTCGAGATGAACCACCGGAAATGTTATCCCTTTACCGTATGCAGAATACACGAATGAACGTACAGCGCGCCGATTATGGTTACGATTATGAGTACGATTATGATTACGAGCCTCCACTTCCGGACAAGCCTCACGTTGTTTTCGTTTGA
- the LOC127063255 gene encoding leucine-rich repeat-containing protein 15-like isoform X2, whose translation MASHGSSPRRRGPIAIAMLAVLTSAVSGGFCPPRCRCDDETLRASCAYADLEFVPIQLNPEIRHLDLSNNRVANLHLTFCFYGNLESLDLSSNLIRTLGTDNFALQTSLLTLNVSSNSIRTIAKNALNGLKSLRELNLADNNITEMDEQAFKYTSELEVLDLSGNSITSLPKDLMKNLHKIRTLLLKRNSLLEVPADNLALAPSLENVDLSENLIQELTRDSLPSLPSLVSLNLADNVIRSIADDVFDRLPGLLRLDLSGNNLTSVPTVALARLNVLSSLILNRNPLGTLRPVAFRNLFELRSLELDDCTLENIHARAFADNVNLERISLDGNRELKELPGRVLYGARYLKWVSLRRCSLATLQPTQFPVDGLSLLRVGGNPLVCNCSVHWLWNVIRAEERRNETRLELDTNDIVCTDEEFAGKPLIALPEGSLRCRLSPLYLSLSAAGCLAATASILALIAHLTRAKRKKRLAYAAPNRPEFLVYVGRSNEELAKNAESCNRRLLARHEDTSYDTPRAKAVVRAPRSQDHNIYETPRYARPERRLDAVEPPTSMAGIHGRQQQQHQQQQQHQLQLQHQHQHQLQHQYQQQHQLQLQQQQQQQPLDEGVYAVADVTGLRDEPPEMLSLYRMQNTRMNVQRADYGYDYEYDYDYEPPLPDKPHVVFV comes from the coding sequence ATGGCATCGCATGGATCCTCGCCGAGGAGAAGGGGGCCGATCGCGATAGCGATGCTCGCCGTTTTGACGAGTGCCGTGTCGGGCGGCTTCTGTCCGCCACGATGTCGTTGCGACGACGAAACCCTAAGGGCATCATGCGCTTACGCGGATCTCGAGTTCGTACCGATCCAGCTCAACCCGGAGATACGACATTTGGATCTGTCGAACAATCGCGTGGCGAATCTGCACTTGACCTTCTGTTTCTACGGTAACCTGGAAAGTCTCGATCTTAGCTCGAATCTGATCCGTACACTCGGGACGGACAATTTCGCACTTCAGACGAGCCTTTTAACTCTCAACGTTAGTTCCAATTCCATCAGGACAATAGCAAAAAACGCTTTGAACGGTTTGAAGTCATTGAGAGAGTTGAATCTGGCTGACAACAATATAACGGAGATGGACGAGCAAGCGTTCAAATATACCAGCGAGTTAGAAGTTCTCGATCTCAGTGGCAACTCGATCACAAGTTTACCTAAAGATCTGATGAAGAATCTACACAAGATAAGAACGTTACTTCTCaaaagaaattctcttttGGAGGTACCAGCCGATAACCTGGCTTTGGCACCGAGCCTGGAGAACGTCGATCTTTCGGAGAATCTTATTCAGGAATTAACCAGAGACTCTTTGCCGTCCTTACCGTCGTTGGTCTCGTTGAATCTAGCGGACAATGTGATCAGAAGTATCGCCGACGACGTTTTCGACCGATTGCCAGGTTTATTGCGTCTCGATCTCTCGGGGAACAACTTGACCTCGGTCCCGACCGTTGCATTGGCCAGACTTAATGTTCTTTCGAGTTTGATCCTCAATCGTAATCCCCTTGGTACATTACGTCCCGTAGCCTTTCGCAATCTCTTCGAACTGAGAAGTCTCGAACTCGACGATTGCACGCTTGAGAATATCCACGCGAGAGCGTTTGCGGATAACGTCAATCTCGAAAGGATCTCGTTAGATGGGAATCGCGAACTCAAGGAATTACCTGGACGAGTATTGTACGGTGCTCGATATTTAAAATGGGTTTCCCTGCGTCGTTGCAGTCTCGCGACTCTTCAACCAACGCAGTTTCCGGTTGACGGTCTCTCCTTGCTACGAGTCGGCGGGAACCCTCTCGTTTGTAACTGTTCGGTGCATTGGCTCTGGAACGTTATCAGAGCGGAAGAAAGGCGTAACGAGACGCGATTGGAGCTCGACACGAACGACATCGTTTGTACGGACGAGGAATTTGCTGGGAAACCACTGATCGCCCTACCGGAAGGATCCCTACGTTGCAGATTGAGTCCTCTCTATCTCAGCTTGTCCGCGGCTGGTTGCCTCGCGGCAACAGCCAGTATCCTGGCTTTGATAGCTCATCTTACAAGAgccaaaaggaagaaacgctTGGCTTACGCGGCACCAAACAGGCCAGAATTTTTAGTCTACGTTGGTAGAAGCAACGAGGAATTAGCGAAGAACGCGGAGTCGTGTAATAGAAGGTTGTTGGCCCGGCACGAGGACACTTCTTATGACACGCCTAGAGCTAAAGCAGTCGTTAGGGCTCCTAGATCTCAAGATCACAACATTTACGAGACACCGAGGTACGCTCGACCCGAAAGACGATTGGATGCGGTAGAACCACCTACTTCCATGGCCGGTATTCATGGaagacaacaacaacagcaccaacaacagcaacaacatcaACTTCAACTCCAACATCAACATCAACATCAACTTCAACATCAAtatcaacaacaacatcaactTCAACttcaacagcaacaacagcaacaaccaCTAGACGAGGGTGTCTACGCTGTAGCGGATGTTACGGGTCTTCGAGATGAACCACCGGAAATGTTATCCCTTTACCGTATGCAGAATACACGAATGAACGTACAGCGCGCCGATTATGGTTACGATTATGAGTACGATTATGATTACGAGCCTCCACTTCCGGACAAGCCTCACGTTGTTTTCGTTTGA